Below is a window of Desmonostoc muscorum LEGE 12446 DNA.
GAAAACCGGGCAACAAAAACCACTGTTGTTACTCCCCCCCGAACAGCGAAATGTGCAAATGAGTTTATCTGCTGACGGTTTGGGCTTGTTATTTGACCAAGTAGTACCGCAGACAAACCCACCGACATCATTATCTACAAACACTTTGAAAACTGATGACGGAGATGCGATCGCTACTAGCAGCCTATGGTTAATGCCCCTATTGCCCATCGCCGACGCCGCAACCGTGGAAATTAGACCAGAACAACTCCCCTTAGCCGGATTTCGTCCCCGATGGCTACCTTGAGTAAGTTTTCCGTAGGAATTAGTTTTGAAAAAACGGACAAGTGCACAGGATCTTTCACCAGATTCTAGATCAATTAAATTGTCATAAAGATATTGGAAGTGAGAGGGACGCAGCCAAATTCCCCCGCAATTCCTCCCGACACCGAAATCTTTGATTCGGTGTTGGGAGGAATTGCACATTTAGTGCCATTCTATGTCTGCTTGCTTTTTACTCTTGTTCATGAGACTATAAACTTCATCAAAAAATACACTATTTCGACCGATTAACAGTATTTTATTTTATAAGTGGTTCCAGAGACTAAAACAAGCAGTAGAAAGTAGAGGAAGTAATATATCAGCTTGAGCTTGAACCTACAAAACCAGAAATATACGGGTTGCTTGAGTAGCAAATACATCAAGAAAGCAATGACTACACGACTTGACGAAAAAACGACCTTTCCCACAACCAGAAGCAACCTGTGAAGAAGTCCTCAAATCCATGCAGAAGACTTATCTAATTTGTTAATGCGTAAGTCCTGGGGCGATCAAAATTATGACATCATCTAAGACCTCCAACACTCTTGGCCGGCTCGACCCCTTTGAAATTTCAATCGGTACGCCTAACTCTTTTGTCAGCAATGTCTGGCGGCTGTGGTACTGGATGGGTCCGTATCGTTGGCGCATTGCCTTAGCGCTGCTGTTTGCTATGCTTTCGGCCACCGCCGCCGTGTTGGTACCAATCGTGGTTAGTCGAGTGGTAGTTGACGGCATTCTGATGCACAACTACCGGACAGATCTGCCAGACTATGGACAAACGGCTTTAATCCACTGGTTGGCCATCGCGCTGGGCACCAAGCAAATAATCGCAGCCTCCATAGTTGGCTTGCTCTGGGTGCTGCTGTGGTCTGGTTTTGGGTATGCCTTCCGCACCCAGTTGTCCTTTTCGGCACTGTTGGGTCTTTCCGATCTGCGTCGCGATCTGTTTGCCCATGTCGAGTGTCTGCCCGCTGCTTTTTATGATCGGGTTATGGTTGGGCAGGTATTGACTCGGATCACCAATGACATCGAGAGCTTGTCCGAACTGCTGACTGGTGTCGGCGCGCTGGCTGGAGAATTAATTCCCCTCGTTGTCGCCGTTAGCGTAATGCTGTCTCTGGATTCGATGCTCACGGCAAAGCTATCGCCCTTTTTGTTTTTTGTGGCGGGTGTGATCATCGTGTTCAGATATTATTCCGGGCCGATTTATCAAGTCATCCGCACCACCCTATCGCGCCTCAACGAGCATTTGCACGAAAACTTATCGGGTATTGAAATCGTGCAGATGTCCGGGCGGGAGGCACTGAACTTTAAACGCTACTCTGCCATTAACGAGGACAATCGGGTGGCTGAGACTAAGGCCATCATGGCTGAGACCGTATACAACCCGATCATCGACAATGTGTCTTATCTGGCGATCGCTTGCATCCTGTGGTTCGGTGGGCAACATGTAATTAGCCACACTACTACTCTGGGATCAATCGTGTTGTTCCTGCAATTCAGTGACATGCTGTTCCGTCCGATTGTGGCCTTAGGCGATCAAGCTAATGCGGTATTTAGAGCGGCAGCAGC
It encodes the following:
- a CDS encoding ABC transporter ATP-binding protein, producing the protein MTSSKTSNTLGRLDPFEISIGTPNSFVSNVWRLWYWMGPYRWRIALALLFAMLSATAAVLVPIVVSRVVVDGILMHNYRTDLPDYGQTALIHWLAIALGTKQIIAASIVGLLWVLLWSGFGYAFRTQLSFSALLGLSDLRRDLFAHVECLPAAFYDRVMVGQVLTRITNDIESLSELLTGVGALAGELIPLVVAVSVMLSLDSMLTAKLSPFLFFVAGVIIVFRYYSGPIYQVIRTTLSRLNEHLHENLSGIEIVQMSGREALNFKRYSAINEDNRVAETKAIMAETVYNPIIDNVSYLAIACILWFGGQHVISHTTTLGSIVLFLQFSDMLFRPIVALGDQANAVFRAAAACDRIFRLLDWKESLSVPPQPIPLPEGLHGRIEFCDLNFRYETGEPVIQHFNLNVASGENIAIVGPTGSGKTTLTRLICRFYDVPENSLFIDGIDIMQIDPAQIRKRVGVIFQDFHLFPGTVYDNIALGNPTITQEDARHAAELIQTLGFIESLPLGFNTVLEDRGQNLSQGQRQLLAFTRVIALDPEILILDEATASIDPETEAAIQAALARVTANRTSIIIAHRLQTIRRADRIVVLNHGQLVEVGNHTELMLRNGFYKTLYEAQLYKGISENTSNRLTKDF